One genomic region from Rosa rugosa chromosome 1, drRosRugo1.1, whole genome shotgun sequence encodes:
- the LOC133743867 gene encoding SUN domain-containing protein 2-like, whose amino-acid sequence MAVTAQTKRPAHTPYSALPSRHTPTVNKSPRWLDFLILSAGLLLFLELIVVVGHRAIDNRVEKAIQKDAADRLARADAAASWGATVVDHSEPHYESDWPWLGWWSTWWNGVHHKACQMSSPSFGDRPRCFPLKGRSGYVVHKLREPIVPETITIDCIEHIEDYVVDDRSDAPINCRVTGWLTDSEKSEFVLAEFSYDVGKGSVQTFGVSGSVAKAGDGAVVNMVELQFAYNHGSPESTCIYRLRVHGHKPRS is encoded by the coding sequence ATGGCCGTCACTGCTCAAACCAAAAGACCCGCCCATACACCTTATTCCGCTCTCCCCTCTCGCCATACCCCAACCGTTAACAAATCGCCTCGTTGGCTCGACTTCCTCATTCTCTCTGCCGGTTTGCTTCTTTTCCTTGAGCTGATCGTCGTTGTTGGGCACAGAGCTATTGACAATAGGGTCGAGAAGGCGATTCAGAAGGACGCGGCGGACAGGCTCGCACGGGCGGACGCCGCGGCTAGTTGGGGTGCCACCGTTGTGGACCATTCTGAGCCTCATTATGAGAGTGACTGGCCATGGCTTGGCTGGTGGAGTACGTGGTGGAATGGGGTTCACCATAAAGCCTGTCAGATGTCGAGCCCTAGTTTCGGAGATCGGCCGCGGTGTTTTCCATTGAAAGGGAGGAGTGGCTATGTTGTGCACAAGCTAAGGGAGCCTATTGTGCCGGAGACTATTACTATTGATTGTATTGAACATATTGAGGATTATGTTGTTGATGACCGGTCCGATGCTCCCATAAATTGCCGTGTCACTGGTTGGTTGACCGATAGCGAGAAGAGTGAGTTTGTTTTGGCCGAGTTCAGTTACGACGTTGGGAAGGGCAGTGTTCAGACGTTTGGTGTGTCGGGATCGGTGGCGAAGGCCGGTGATGGGGCCGTTGTTAACATGGTGGAGTTGCAGTTTGCATACAACCATGGAAGCCCGGAGTCTACTTGCATATATCGGCTCAGAGTTCATGGCCATAAACCTCGATCGTAG